The genomic DNA tttttttttttttttgtgggggggttagacaaggataggggtatcagaaagggggggggggggaatcaggagggaggactaaggtagagtttgaaaaggtgtgttttgagtctgcgtcgaaatagggggagggattctgctgtggtaggcaagtcattccaccactgaggaaccagaacggaaaacaggcgtgaacgtgcagctcgaccgccggtgcacgtagagagggaaccataaggcgaccagagctggcagaccggagtggtctagctggggagtagggagtgatcagggattgtatgtaaggtggggcagtccccttagcagccttaaatgccaacactagggccttgaatcggatgcgtgcggcaataggaagccagtggaggccaatgagaagcgtaTAAAGGTTTAGAACCATTTGGTTCACCACCCAAGGTTGTCAACTGAACCAAACATGCTGGGTTTATGTTGTTCCTTTTATGTCTAGCTATGGTTTTTTACATCGGCACAACTttgtgcttttttattatttacaatgagaagcggggtgacatgagccgacctgggctgactggtgatcaggcgggctgcagcattctgaacCTTAAGGctgttttggaaaaaataacTTTACTGTACATTAGATCCAAAGCGAAAGGTTGAAAGCTCTTTAATTCGGCAGACCCTATTGAATTCTGCTGCGGGAGAGCGTACCCAGAGTCTCCAGTGTTGGAGTTGGACCGGGAATTCACAGCCACGTGTGTTCTGTCCGAgctgggaaagagagagaccagaGCCACCGCCGACGACATGTTCTGGGAGTTCAAGAATGTGCGGGTGCCCAAAGAGCGCTACAGCAAAATTAACGACTCGGCCATCAGCATGACCGTCAACGTCACAAAGGAGCTGCAGAGACCGCTCAAGTGCCAAGTTCAGACGCGCTATCCCTCACATAATCCCCCCGTCAAGACAGTGCATGGCCTGTTTTTCACTGTGGGGTGTAAGTATCTCTGTCCTATGTTTCTGCATAACTTTgggatgacgttgctaaatgtaAACAGGGAGAGCTGACGATAGGTGGTGGAGAGCGAAAGGGatttgggctctgggggcagggattaaaacctacgtcactgctctttgtgaaAGTTTTGGGGACGTTTTGGATGccaaaaccaggaagagaacgctgatgcTTGTGGGccttgaaaagaaaaaaagtgaactgtctcttacttttttactttttaaagatGTTTTATGGTCTAATCCCTTTAGTGCTTAATGATACTTTCTATAATGGTTATGAAACATGCTTCCAAATGAATGTTGCTTCCATGTGACTCTCACTAgtaatataaagaaaataatgttttaatgaCCTCCGCCTTGTCATGCCAGGTTTATAATCATCTTGTAAAGCATTCAGGCATGAATTCTGAATGTTCTTATATCCATATGCTTTTTgatatttttggttttgttgcTGTAAAAGCTATGGATTCTCAAGGGAAGTGACTACTGCCGCTATTTTGCGTGTATTGTCGTCTTCTCTGGTCGTAATGAAATGATTGGCTCTTCGGTATGTTTCATATTATTCTtaaaatattcattgtttttcagATCCCCCCGAAAAGCCAGACCATCTGTCATGCACCCTGCCCCAGTCTGGTAGTGGCATTTCCCCCACCATGACCTGTAACTGGGTCCCCGGAGAGAGAGACCCCATTCTGAACACCAATTACACGTTGGTTGTCGATGAGTAAGTTTTCCTTCATAAATGCAGTGCTTCAGAAACTTAACACCAGTTACACGCCTGGCATTCTAGGCTGGAGTGTAGTATAGTTTTGGGGGAACTGGGCTCTCTTCTCTACATTTTGCAGGTTTGCTTTCCAGCTGGGGTGTAACTAGTGTAGCCTTGAGCAAGTACACTAGTAAAATACCCAGCTGTATGAATGCACAGGGTGAACGCAGAATGAGAGCACCCGcatgatgttctttttttaattcttttttttttatcatcgtTTGGCAGCATGTATAGCAATTTGAGTATAGGGATATATTCTAGTCAGGGACTGATTTAGACATGTGGAAGGTCTGCCTAGTCAATCACATTAATCAGTCACTTAACACATCAGGTAGAAAGGACCAGCGAACTGTCGGACTGGAGAGTATTTGAGTATCCCAATTTCACACCATATATATGGTGATCAGAAGACTGTCACTGACTTTATTTCTTAATGTTTACTGATGTCTAATAATGACATTAGAACATATACTTAATATTCTTAATATCTTTctttaatttgaaaataaataaataataacatttgtttgtatttgacCTGACACAATACTTGTCATAAtgtcatttgtttgtgttttcctcagaagtataaataaaataattcacagaAGCGCTGCAGGCAAAAAAAGTGGGAGTGTAACCTTCGATACCCTGCCGCTGTTCACTGAGCTCAGTGTGATTGTGGAggtggagaaccagctgggGAAGGTCCAATCAGAAGAGCTGAGGGTGTATCCAGAAAACTTGTGTAAGCTGCGATCAGCCTGGCATGGTTTTAGCATTATCTGTACCCACCCTGCTAATCATGCCTGCCTGTTTTGCAGTGAAACTCAACCCCCCAAAGGATGTGGAGGTGGTCTCTGAGCCTGGGTTCCCCACATCTCTGCTGGTGCGCTGGGAACACCCCATCGATATAGAGCCCTACAGTCTCACCCTGAACTACAGCATCCGCTACTGCGCTGTGGAGTCCCAGGTGTGGTCACAGGTAAGGTGCAGGTTGtgtttctcttcctccttccaGTAATCACATTCACAGTCTGTGAGCTATGCCGCTGTCCACTGAGTGGCTAAGGGGGGAATTAGTGTCAGTTATGTGTAGGAAAATGTCAGCTTTTAACTAGAAACAATTTGGCTTGTTGAGTATGTACGCCTTGCAATTAAGCTCAGTATGTTTGCAATGTACATTCAGCCCAAAGTGGGCTGGGTGAATACACTTTTTCCAGCACAACAACTGGATTTTGCTGCCCACTTTACAGTATTAACCGTAAGCAGTAAGTGACAGGTTGTCATTCATAGAGTGAAAAGTATGGGGTCATTGCAGATGCTAAAGAGTTCATAGATACGAACGCTGCCCTTCTCACTGAAAATGTCCATCCAGGGTGACATGGAATGTATTATACAACGGATTGGTCCGGTCCTTTGTCAGTTTGCATTCCAGCCGTGCCAAGATTTTAGATTACTGTTACCGAAATTATAATCATTTCGCCGCAAGTACCCAAACGTTAACAAAGTAAAACACAATCAgtgatttttaaatatataatatgtaaaattgaatgtataataatatgaaatggtttttttagaaaatgtgttCCTATTAAATAGTGAAATATTCATGATTGTGTTGAAATGATTGATTTTCTGTTCAAGGTCCCTCCTGATGATTCTGTAAGCAACATAAAGTCTTTTAGACTGCAGTACCTGGAGTGCTACACAGAGTACGTGGTTCAGGTGCGCTGCATGAACAAGAACGGGGGCCACTGGAGCGCGTGGAGCCAGAACGTCACGAAGCGCACGCCTGAAGACAGTACGTCCCACCCCGTCTACCCCACAGCGCCCCACAATGGCTGCTGCGCTATTTAGCAACGAGACGTGCAGTACGGCAAGCCTCCAGTTCAGGGCAAGGCCACTTCCACCGGCCGGAAAAGCACTTCTCCCATTCGTACAATCAAAAGTCAAAAGAGTATGGAACCCATTTGTGGTAAAAACAAATTGCTCTTTTGACATCTGCTTCCTGTTAGTTATGAAAAAGGTGTACCGTCCGAAGCTATAAATCCCTGCGGCCTGCCTGCGGTTCTGTGCGCTTGTGCTTGTTTTCATCATTCTCATCGTTCTGTCATCACGCAGAACCCTCCAGTCAGCCAGACTTATGGAGAGTCATCACATCACCTGAAGGAAACTCCCGGAAGCGTGTTAAGCTGCTATGGAAGGTGGGACTTACGCATCATAGTATGCGCGCCACGTCGGTTTTGTGATATCGAGCATTGCCATCcgtttattttcctttaaacaTACCTTGTGTATTCTTGTTTGTGCCCACAGGATCCTGTGCATTCCAATGGCATAATACTGGGGTACAACCTCACCATACGGAATGTGGACGCAATCAAAATCTTGGAACTCGGTTCCGGCATTGTAGAGTATGTACTTGATAACGTGGAAGGTCGCTGGGTCATTCATCTGAGGGCGCGTAATTCCTTAGGATTGTCCCCGCCTACCTTTCTTGTAATCCCTCATGCGTCCCCAGGTAAGCTGTCTTCATCTTTCTTTTTGTGGCTTCTCTGCTTGTGGTTTGCTAGCGTTCAGCGTGTATTGATACGCAATGTGGCGGGTGTTTCAGAGCCTTCCCCAGTGACGACAGTGACGTGGCGGTCCCAGAACCGCAGCCTTTACGTGAATTGGGAGTGCATGGGCCAGAGCCCCACAGAGTTTGTGCTGGAGTGGGTCCACAACGGGACCATCGGCTGGCAGAGAGAGCCAGGGAACAGCAGTAGCGCTGTAATCAAAGGTGAGAATTTTAGCTTTACCCAGTCTGCATTGCGGCAGAATACTTTTAACCTCTGCAGACGGGCTCACACATTAGACCTTAGGTGATTGTGTAAAACATGTGACTGCATAGTAGGCCGTTTTGGCCAGTAGTAAGACATTGGCCAGCATAGTAGGCCAGTTTGCGCATAGAGTAAAAGTGTTGTGGTCAtatagcctgtagcgtagtggttaagtgaaatgaccgggacacgcaaggtcagtggttctaatcccggtgtagccacaataagatccgcacagccgttgggctgctgggcccttgagcaaggcccttaaccctgcattgctccaggggaggattgtctcctgcttagtctaatcaactgtacgtcgctctggataagagcctctgccaaaatgccattaatgtaaataaatagcggtcacatg from Conger conger chromosome 12, fConCon1.1, whole genome shotgun sequence includes the following:
- the il6st gene encoding interleukin-6 receptor subunit beta isoform X1, with the protein product MDRSHRALLLQFLVCMVSHCYPIEFCCGRAYPESPVLELDREFTATCVLSELGKRETRATADDMFWEFKNVRVPKERYSKINDSAISMTVNVTKELQRPLKCQVQTRYPSHNPPVKTVHGLFFTVGYPPEKPDHLSCTLPQSGSGISPTMTCNWVPGERDPILNTNYTLVVDESINKIIHRSAAGKKSGSVTFDTLPLFTELSVIVEVENQLGKVQSEELRVYPENLLKLNPPKDVEVVSEPGFPTSLLVRWEHPIDIEPYSLTLNYSIRYCAVESQVWSQVPPDDSVSNIKSFRLQYLECYTEYVVQVRCMNKNGGHWSAWSQNVTKRTPEDKPSSQPDLWRVITSPEGNSRKRVKLLWKDPVHSNGIILGYNLTIRNVDAIKILELGSGIVEYVLDNVEGRWVIHLRARNSLGLSPPTFLVIPHASPEPSPVTTVTWRSQNRSLYVNWECMGQSPTEFVLEWVHNGTIGWQREPGNSSSAVIKGALEKYKRYNVSVYPVYNWKPGTPLSTAAYVEQGAPTEKPEVTLSNIGKTDVKLEWTAPPEDKLRGFVTKYTVIYRTGNVEKSIVLPPSALSYNLKELYSSSSYKVSVTVSTVAGSLNSVESTFSTLKYASGEIELIVVLTCLGFLFFTVLTLLLGLNNKEMIKKHIWPQVPDPSNSTIANWSPDFPSRPETPKEGSLTDVSVVEVDLFEKKSLGEEDKTSLPLKKDKYLSEEHSSGIGGSSCMSSPRQSVSDSDEGDSGQTTASTVQYSSVVASGYKGQTPGQPPPVFARSESTQPLLGSEEHLDEPSQAPRCPRNPYFRRARVADEAGEAPLSLRQMDIPEHGSLGFCPAEEGSQQTTPAAEGPAGPAPSYMPQRNGYRPQ